A region from the Arachis ipaensis cultivar K30076 chromosome B01, Araip1.1, whole genome shotgun sequence genome encodes:
- the LOC107634932 gene encoding uncharacterized protein LOC107634932: MRCSRFLHVSQQIRRILIQNPKSNHQSQLQSRPAIFARNFSTDSSSQDSNPVVKSEKASLIVDELTALTLMEVVDLVEIMQKKKGINELPLMMLMTPGMELGGLKGALRKRAAKGGGGAGAGAAGEEAKKEEKTVFDVKLDAFDAAAKIKVIKEVRTFTSLGLKEAKDLVEKVPTVLKKGLTKEEAEAIIAKLKEVGAKASME; encoded by the coding sequence atgaggtGTTCGCGATTCCTACACGTATCACAACAAATCCGAAGAATCCTAATACAGAACCCTAAATCCAACCACCAATCGCAGCTCCAATCTCGTCCTGCGATCTTCGCTCGCAATTTCAGCACCGATTCTTCTTCCCAGGATTCGAACCCAGTCGTGAAATCCGAGAAGGCTTCGTTGATCGTCGACGAGCTCACAGCGCTGACGCTAATGGAAGTGGTGGACCTGGTGGAGATTATGCAGAAGAAAAAGGGAATTAACGAGTTACCGTTAATGATGCTGATGACCCCGGGAATGGAGCTCGGGGGATTGAAGGGTGCTCTGAGAAAACGTGCGGCAAAGGGAGGTGGTGGTGCTGGCGCTGGTGCTGCCGGAGAGGAAgcaaagaaggaagagaagacgGTGTTTGACGTGAAGCTGGATGCTTTCGACGCCGCGGCGAAGATCAAGGTGATAAAGGAGGTGAGAACTTTCACGAGCTTGGGATTGAAGGAGGCGAAGGACTTGGTGGAGAAGGTGCCAACGGTCTTGAAGAAGGGTTTGACAAAAGAGGAGGCTGAGGCTATCATAGCCAAGCTCAAGGAGGTTGGAGCAAAAGCTTCAATGGAATGA